The sequence GGATAAACTGCAATTCTCATTTGTTCTTCTTTCCTCTTAGGCTTATCCCACAAAAGCCGATTTAATTGCTTACATCGTATGATGTAATTTGGGTAGCTGCCGACATTTTAGCGACAAGCTCAATTATTTTTCTTATATACCGTGATATATGTTCTGCCGTACTTTCTCTGTCTGTACATTTCAAGTCCGTCAAAATCATCATGAAAATCAGTTCCGTCACTTTCCAGAACCACTATACCATCCTCGTTTAACAGATTGTTTTTGACAATACACTCAAGTACAGGTTCGATAAAGTTTTTATTATACGGAGGGTCAAGGAAAATCACATCGAATTTTTCCTTTGCCCTCTCCATATAATCAAAACATGACGTATTAATAATTTCACAGTAATCCGAAAAATCCAAAGAATTTGCATTTTTCTTGATAATATCAATCGAACGCTTGTCTTTATCAAGGCAAACGGCTTTTTTTGCACCGCGTGAAATCGCCTCAAAGCTCAAAGCACCGCTGCCGGCAAACATATCAAGGCACACCGCATCGGGTATAAACGTCTGAATTATATTAAATACAGACTCCTTAACTCTGTCAGTCGTAGGACGAACATCATCACCCTCAAATTCAAAAAGTTTATGTCCGCGTCTGATTCCAGATATTATCCTCAT comes from Hominilimicola fabiformis and encodes:
- the rsmD gene encoding 16S rRNA (guanine(966)-N(2))-methyltransferase RsmD, translating into MRIISGIRRGHKLFEFEGDDVRPTTDRVKESVFNIIQTFIPDAVCLDMFAGSGALSFEAISRGAKKAVCLDKDKRSIDIIKKNANSLDFSDYCEIINTSCFDYMERAKEKFDVIFLDPPYNKNFIEPVLECIVKNNLLNEDGIVVLESDGTDFHDDFDGLEMYRQRKYGRTYITVYKKNN